From a single Nostoc sp. MS1 genomic region:
- a CDS encoding NACHT domain-containing protein: MTGLEPWAISVVSGVAAPLIQSLLTGGSQIISKAGKSLQEREIKSEVDAAARRYEEKYQERHGILKVLGMRQPVTLESVYTAVQFLNDDAIQSFESIENLEKFYREAKNRRFTSKDAPKQVGIKVANEKQYLMVLGGPGAGKSTFLRKMGLEALKGKRGRFEHNCIPVFIELKRFTSSDIDIEKLVTDEFKICGFPSPDDFTAKALESGKLLILLDGLDEVPSKNLIEAIDRIKDFVDKYDRNRFIASCRTAAHRSGFPRFSDVIMADFDDDQIQQFILNWFQSEADKQAKTGDKCWELLQKSENSAAKELAHTPLLLTFLCLVYDRSQNFPANRSVLYKNALRILLQEWASEKRILQDEIYQGLHTELEEILLAEIAYTGFESDKLFFPQRDIVQQIKTFLASNLNAPQHLDGEKVLNTIAVQQGILVERAEDIFSFSHLTLQEYLTAQYIDDHRLVEKLVTQHLTDKRWSEVFLLVAGLMRGGADDLLLLMEKEAQKYINSVKLRDLLNWAEQMTAGSPGDYKPVGKRAVAIAIALANAIALANAIAIVIANAIVNTNVIAKVIANAIVNAYTIANTIAIVYTNANANANANAIANAISNAINYTDEIEQLKIFNNINLTLLSRAG; encoded by the coding sequence ATGACCGGACTAGAACCTTGGGCAATTTCTGTTGTTAGTGGTGTAGCTGCTCCTTTGATTCAGTCGCTTTTGACAGGTGGTAGTCAAATTATCAGCAAGGCTGGAAAAAGCCTCCAAGAAAGAGAAATTAAGAGTGAAGTTGATGCTGCTGCTAGAAGATATGAGGAGAAATATCAAGAACGACATGGGATTCTTAAAGTATTGGGAATGCGTCAACCTGTAACTTTGGAATCTGTCTATACAGCAGTGCAGTTTTTAAATGATGATGCAATTCAAAGTTTTGAATCTATCGAGAACTTAGAAAAGTTTTATCGAGAAGCTAAAAACCGTAGGTTTACATCTAAGGATGCGCCTAAGCAAGTAGGTATTAAAGTCGCTAACGAAAAGCAATATTTAATGGTACTTGGTGGCCCCGGTGCTGGCAAGTCTACATTTTTGCGAAAGATGGGGTTGGAAGCACTAAAAGGAAAAAGAGGAAGATTTGAACACAACTGTATTCCTGTATTTATTGAGTTAAAAAGATTTACATCTAGTGATATTGATATTGAAAAACTTGTTACAGATGAATTTAAAATCTGTGGATTTCCATCACCTGATGATTTTACAGCTAAAGCTTTAGAATCAGGTAAATTACTAATTTTATTAGATGGGTTGGATGAAGTACCAAGTAAAAATTTAATTGAAGCGATTGACAGAATAAAAGACTTTGTAGATAAGTACGATCGCAATCGCTTTATTGCTTCCTGCCGTACTGCTGCTCATCGTAGTGGCTTTCCTCGTTTTAGCGATGTGATTATGGCAGATTTTGATGATGATCAGATCCAGCAATTTATTTTAAACTGGTTTCAATCAGAAGCAGATAAGCAAGCCAAGACAGGCGATAAATGCTGGGAATTACTACAAAAATCAGAAAACTCTGCTGCTAAAGAGTTAGCACACACACCTTTATTGCTAACATTTTTGTGTTTAGTATACGACCGTTCCCAAAATTTTCCAGCTAATCGCAGTGTGCTTTATAAAAATGCCTTGCGGATATTGCTACAAGAATGGGCATCAGAGAAGCGAATTTTACAAGATGAAATATATCAAGGGCTGCACACAGAATTAGAAGAAATATTATTAGCAGAGATTGCTTATACAGGTTTTGAGTCTGACAAGCTGTTCTTTCCCCAGCGTGATATTGTTCAGCAAATCAAAACTTTTCTGGCAAGTAATTTGAATGCACCGCAACATTTAGATGGTGAAAAAGTGCTGAATACTATTGCTGTGCAGCAGGGAATTTTAGTAGAACGGGCAGAAGATATCTTTTCTTTTTCTCACCTAACACTACAAGAATATTTAACAGCACAATATATTGATGACCATCGCCTAGTTGAAAAATTAGTAACTCAACACCTAACAGACAAACGCTGGTCAGAAGTGTTTTTACTCGTCGCTGGTTTAATGCGTGGTGGTGCAGATGATTTGCTGTTGTTGATGGAAAAGGAAGCGCAGAAATATATTAACTCAGTCAAATTACGAGATTTATTAAACTGGGCAGAACAAATGACGGCTGGTTCACCAGGAGATTATAAGCCAGTTGGTAAACGTGCAGTAGCAATTGCGATCGCCCTCGCTAACGCCATCGCCCTCGCTAACGCCATCGCCATTGTTATCGCCAACGCCATCGTCAACACCAACGTTATCGCCAAAGTCATCGCCAACGCCATCGTCAACGCCTATACCATCGCCAACACCATTGCCATCGTCTACACCAACGCCAACGCCAACGCTAACGCTAACGCCATCGCCAACGCAATTAGCAATGCTATTAATTACACTGATGAAATTGAACAACTAAAAATTTTTAATAACATTAATCTTACGTTACTAAGTAGGGCTGGCTGA
- a CDS encoding IS5 family transposase produces the protein MYRRAQKQEKAAENFELPFGGKLASDNRWVIMANMIPWSKFEAEYAEIFSARMGAPAKTFRMALGALIIKEKLGISDRETVEQIRENPYLQYFIGMSAYSNESAFDPSMLVHFRERIDIELVNKINQEIVRKMLENKQEVEVRAKKPEVEDSKSKPANRGKLILDASCAPADISYPTDLGLLNQARKQTETIIDTLYKSLLVRNINKPRTYRNKARKDYLAVAKKRKPTVKERRKAIRKQLQYINRNLTHIQQLINLGASLLKLSNSQYKMLLVVAEVYRQQLWLYENQKISIQDRIVSLNQPHIRPIIRGKAGRTVEFGAKFSASYYDGYVFLDHISWDNFNESGDLKSQVEAYKNYTGYYPESVHVDKIYRTRENRAWCQERGIRISGPPLGRPPQNVSPEKKKQAAYDERIRNCIEGKFGQGKRRFSLGRVMAKLPHTSFTAIAITFLVMNLSTLLLRLFCVFFCLFFKTESFFTSSIIETDISLNLKQQKLIFFLD, from the coding sequence ATGTATCGAAGAGCGCAAAAGCAAGAAAAAGCAGCAGAAAACTTTGAACTACCCTTTGGGGGAAAACTAGCGTCAGATAACCGATGGGTAATCATGGCGAACATGATACCTTGGTCAAAATTTGAAGCAGAGTACGCAGAAATATTTTCAGCAAGAATGGGAGCGCCAGCCAAAACATTTAGAATGGCGTTGGGAGCATTAATAATTAAAGAAAAATTAGGAATAAGTGACAGAGAGACAGTAGAACAAATTCGGGAGAACCCGTATCTGCAATACTTTATAGGAATGTCAGCATATAGTAATGAATCTGCATTTGACCCGTCAATGCTAGTTCATTTTAGAGAAAGGATAGATATAGAATTAGTCAATAAAATCAATCAAGAAATAGTCAGGAAGATGTTAGAAAATAAACAGGAGGTAGAAGTAAGAGCAAAAAAGCCAGAGGTCGAGGATTCAAAAAGTAAGCCAGCCAATAGAGGAAAATTAATATTAGATGCTAGTTGTGCGCCAGCAGACATAAGTTATCCGACAGATTTAGGATTATTAAATCAAGCCAGAAAGCAAACAGAAACAATCATAGATACATTATATAAGTCCTTATTAGTAAGAAATATCAACAAACCAAGAACCTACAGAAACAAAGCAAGAAAGGATTATTTAGCAGTAGCCAAGAAAAGAAAACCAACAGTTAAAGAAAGAAGGAAAGCTATCAGAAAGCAACTGCAATATATCAACAGAAATTTAACTCATATTCAGCAGCTAATAAATTTAGGTGCGTCACTATTAAAACTGAGCAACAGTCAATATAAGATGTTGCTAGTAGTAGCAGAAGTTTATCGTCAACAGTTATGGTTATATGAAAATCAAAAAATTAGTATACAAGACCGCATTGTCAGTTTAAACCAACCACACATTCGTCCGATTATCCGAGGTAAAGCCGGGAGAACAGTAGAGTTTGGGGCTAAGTTTTCAGCTAGTTACTATGATGGCTATGTATTTTTAGACCATATTAGTTGGGACAACTTTAACGAATCAGGAGACTTAAAATCACAAGTAGAAGCATACAAAAACTACACCGGATATTATCCTGAATCAGTTCATGTTGATAAGATTTATCGGACGAGGGAGAATCGAGCTTGGTGTCAAGAAAGGGGAATTAGAATTAGTGGCCCACCACTAGGTAGACCCCCCCAAAATGTCAGCCCTGAAAAGAAGAAACAAGCCGCTTATGACGAAAGGATTCGTAATTGTATTGAGGGCAAGTTTGGACAAGGTAAACGAAGATTTAGCCTTGGTAGAGTTATGGCTAAACTTCCTCATACTTCTTTCACCGCTATTGCCATAACTTTTTTAGTTATGAATCTTTCTACTCTGCTATTACGGCTTTTTTGTGTATTTTTTTGCCTATTTTTCAAAACTGAGTCTTTTTTTACTTCTTCTATTATCGAAACTGATATTTCATTAAACCTTAAACAACAAAAACTTATCTTTTTTCTGGACTGA
- a CDS encoding ABC transporter ATP-binding protein: MKTRSNYWQLLPYIRPQWQNITKGLVGILGYVLATLTLINFAGKLANPFGQGNVVAIAQLAAILGLVFLVRGVFQSVQDIFMSKAALRVAFHLRKQVYTHLQKLDLSYFETAKAGDLSYRLTEDIDRIGEVVNKLFHDFIPCVLQLVAIPIYMIYLNWQLTLATVVVAPLMGILIGWFGERLRKYSLRSQNRVSDLSAILTEVFSGIRLIRAFAAEKYEVTRFSREAERSFQAKYSTERLKAIQIPIVGFLEALSALSLLMVGAWQIQQNNLTVGEFFSYLAAAGLLIDPIGHVTNNYNEFKQGEASVDRIFELMVMQPTVVEKPNAVSLPAVKGKVEYRGVTFAYKAGEAVLKDISLLAFPGEAIALVGASGAGKTTFVNLLPRFYDPSTGEILIDDMDIRDVRLESLRQQIGIVPQETVMFSGTVAQNIAFGKEVFDLEAVVAAAKIANAHQFITQLPEGYDTWVGERGVNLSGGQRQRIAIARAVLLNPQILILDEATSALDSESEALVQEALERLMVNRTVFIIAHRLSTVRRCDRILVLERGQIVESGTHEELLALENRYARFYAQQFS, from the coding sequence TTGAAAACTCGTTCTAATTACTGGCAACTGCTGCCCTATATTAGACCCCAGTGGCAGAATATCACTAAGGGACTTGTCGGCATTTTGGGATATGTACTGGCGACATTAACCTTAATTAACTTTGCGGGTAAGTTAGCAAATCCTTTTGGACAAGGTAATGTAGTTGCGATCGCTCAGTTAGCTGCAATCTTAGGTTTAGTGTTTCTTGTGCGGGGCGTTTTTCAATCTGTGCAAGATATTTTTATGTCTAAAGCAGCTTTACGGGTGGCTTTTCATCTCCGCAAGCAAGTTTATACCCATCTGCAAAAGTTAGACTTAAGCTACTTTGAAACAGCCAAAGCAGGTGATTTATCATACCGCCTCACAGAAGATATTGACCGCATTGGCGAAGTAGTTAATAAGTTATTTCATGATTTTATTCCCTGTGTGTTGCAGTTGGTAGCCATCCCAATTTACATGATTTACCTCAACTGGCAACTCACATTAGCAACGGTGGTTGTTGCCCCATTGATGGGGATTTTAATTGGTTGGTTTGGGGAAAGGTTACGTAAATATTCCCTGAGAAGCCAAAATCGTGTTTCTGATTTATCGGCAATTCTCACAGAAGTTTTCAGTGGGATTCGTTTAATTCGGGCATTTGCGGCAGAAAAGTACGAAGTTACCAGATTTAGCCGGGAAGCAGAACGGAGTTTTCAAGCCAAATACTCAACCGAACGTCTCAAGGCAATACAAATCCCGATTGTGGGATTTTTGGAAGCGTTGAGTGCATTATCTTTGCTGATGGTGGGAGCGTGGCAAATTCAGCAAAACAATTTAACTGTAGGTGAATTTTTTAGTTATTTAGCCGCAGCCGGGTTATTAATTGATCCCATCGGTCATGTAACGAACAATTACAATGAATTTAAGCAAGGGGAAGCTTCTGTTGACCGAATTTTTGAGTTAATGGTGATGCAGCCTACGGTTGTGGAAAAACCGAATGCAGTTAGCTTACCTGCGGTTAAGGGAAAAGTTGAATATCGGGGCGTGACATTTGCTTATAAAGCAGGGGAAGCCGTCTTAAAAGATATTAGTTTATTAGCATTTCCAGGGGAAGCGATCGCCCTTGTTGGTGCTTCAGGTGCGGGTAAAACCACCTTTGTCAATCTCCTCCCCCGTTTTTATGACCCCTCAACCGGAGAAATCTTGATTGACGACATGGATATCCGCGATGTCAGGCTAGAAAGTCTGCGACAACAAATTGGCATTGTTCCCCAAGAAACAGTGATGTTTTCCGGTACAGTTGCTCAAAATATCGCCTTTGGGAAGGAAGTATTTGATTTAGAAGCAGTCGTGGCGGCGGCGAAAATTGCTAACGCCCATCAATTTATTACCCAACTGCCAGAGGGTTACGATACTTGGGTAGGTGAACGGGGTGTAAATTTATCTGGTGGACAACGCCAAAGAATTGCGATCGCCCGTGCGGTGTTGCTGAACCCGCAAATTTTGATACTAGATGAGGCGACATCAGCCTTAGATTCTGAGTCTGAGGCGTTGGTACAGGAAGCTTTAGAAAGATTGATGGTGAATCGCACAGTATTTATTATTGCTCACCGTTTAAGTACCGTGAGGAGGTGCGATCGGATTCTAGTTTTAGAACGAGGGCAAATAGTTGAATCAGGTACTCATGAGGAACTGTTAGCCTTAGAGAATCGTTATGCTAGGTTTTATGCCCAACAGTTTTCTTAG
- a CDS encoding YkvA family protein encodes MNFSIQSLYNWYRNLLRNPKYRIWVILATLLYVVSPIDIAPDFIPFVGEIDDFLVLSILVTEVSGLVLEGWKARKGESNTDTATTNTTAESTTASEKTVDVDAVSVK; translated from the coding sequence ATGAATTTTTCCATTCAATCACTGTATAACTGGTATCGTAACTTGTTGCGTAATCCCAAATATCGGATATGGGTAATTTTGGCAACGTTACTTTATGTTGTCAGCCCAATTGATATTGCTCCAGATTTTATTCCTTTTGTGGGTGAGATTGATGACTTTTTAGTGTTGTCAATTTTAGTGACTGAAGTATCTGGGCTGGTACTTGAAGGTTGGAAAGCACGCAAGGGCGAATCTAATACCGATACCGCAACTACAAATACCACAGCAGAGTCTACTACTGCGAGTGAAAAAACAGTTGATGTTGATGCTGTGTCTGTCAAGTAG
- a CDS encoding DUF2288 domain-containing protein, which produces MSDLRAELSETIDESEWEWLIPHVKRDAVIVVSLDLDLLDVGEAIANDNIPSVQRWIDEQLISKPSDQQLGQWNNNQQKRFNTLIIQPYVLVQEIAA; this is translated from the coding sequence ATGTCAGATTTAAGAGCAGAGTTATCAGAAACCATCGATGAGTCAGAGTGGGAATGGTTGATTCCTCATGTGAAAAGAGATGCTGTGATCGTGGTTTCTTTAGATTTAGATTTGCTAGATGTCGGAGAAGCGATCGCCAATGATAATATTCCCTCAGTCCAACGGTGGATTGATGAGCAATTGATTAGTAAACCTTCCGACCAGCAACTAGGACAATGGAACAATAATCAGCAAAAGAGATTTAACACGCTAATAATACAGCCCTATGTCCTAGTTCAAGAAATAGCAGCTTAA
- a CDS encoding YdcF family protein, protein MWFGYKEAKDNDTSPQAVIVLGGSTKNLEREKFTASFARRHPNLPIWISGGSPPKYTRLVFAKAGIDSKRLHLDYEAVDTVTNFTTLVDELQSRGIKSVYLITSDFHMRRACVIGEIVLGSRGITFKPISVPSQQSSEPMEKSFRDGVRALLWVATGYTGADEKYRR, encoded by the coding sequence ATGTGGTTTGGATACAAAGAAGCGAAAGATAACGACACCTCACCCCAAGCAGTTATAGTTTTAGGTGGCTCCACTAAAAATTTAGAAAGAGAAAAATTTACTGCTAGCTTTGCCCGTAGGCATCCAAATTTACCGATTTGGATTTCTGGAGGTAGTCCACCTAAATATACTAGACTGGTGTTTGCCAAAGCTGGCATTGATTCTAAGCGCTTACATTTAGACTACGAAGCGGTAGATACTGTAACTAATTTTACTACATTGGTAGATGAGTTACAATCTCGTGGGATTAAAAGTGTTTATTTAATTACCTCAGATTTCCATATGCGCCGCGCCTGTGTAATTGGCGAGATAGTTTTAGGGAGTCGAGGAATTACCTTTAAACCCATATCAGTACCTTCACAGCAGTCGTCCGAACCGATGGAAAAATCTTTTCGTGATGGAGTGAGGGCTTTGCTGTGGGTGGCTACTGGTTATACAGGCGCGGATGAAAAGTACAGGCGTTAG
- a CDS encoding TRC40/GET3/ArsA family transport-energizing ATPase codes for MRVILMTGKGGVGKTSVAAATGLRCAELGYRTLVLSTDPAHSLADSFDMELGHAPKQIRPNLWGAELDALQELEGNWGAVKRYITQVLQARGLDGVQAEELAILPGMDEIFGLVRMKRHYDEGEFDVLIIDSAPTGTALRLLSLPEVGGWYMRRFYKPFQNISVALRPLVEPIFKPIAGFSLPDKEVMDAPYEFYEQIEALEKVLTDNTQTSVRLVTNPEKMVIKESLRAHAYLSLYNVATDLVVANRIIPPQVEDPFFQRWKQNQEEYRQEIHENFHPLPVKEVPLFSEEMCGLAALERLKDTLYKDEDPTQVYYKETTVRVVQEQNQYSLELYLPGIPKNQVQLNKSGDELNITIGNHRRNLVLPQALAALKPTGAKMEDDYLKIRFSDGAKV; via the coding sequence ATGCGAGTAATTTTGATGACAGGGAAAGGCGGCGTAGGTAAAACCTCCGTGGCGGCTGCAACTGGACTTCGTTGTGCAGAGTTGGGCTATCGTACACTCGTCTTGAGTACAGACCCCGCACACTCATTAGCGGATAGTTTTGACATGGAACTAGGCCATGCACCTAAACAAATTCGTCCCAACCTGTGGGGTGCAGAACTAGATGCGCTGCAAGAACTAGAAGGAAACTGGGGTGCGGTGAAGCGCTACATTACCCAAGTTTTACAAGCTAGAGGTTTGGATGGAGTACAAGCAGAAGAATTAGCTATTCTCCCAGGAATGGATGAGATTTTTGGCTTGGTGAGAATGAAGCGCCACTATGATGAAGGCGAGTTTGATGTCTTAATTATCGATTCTGCTCCCACTGGTACTGCGTTGCGGCTGTTGAGTTTACCAGAAGTCGGCGGTTGGTATATGCGCCGTTTCTACAAGCCATTTCAAAACATCTCTGTCGCCTTGCGTCCATTAGTTGAACCTATCTTTAAACCAATTGCTGGTTTTTCCTTACCAGATAAAGAGGTGATGGATGCACCTTATGAGTTTTACGAACAAATTGAAGCTTTGGAGAAAGTATTAACTGATAATACACAAACTTCAGTGCGTTTGGTTACTAACCCTGAGAAGATGGTTATTAAAGAATCACTACGCGCCCACGCTTATTTAAGCTTATACAATGTAGCTACAGATTTAGTTGTGGCTAATCGTATTATTCCTCCTCAAGTGGAAGATCCATTTTTCCAACGTTGGAAACAAAATCAGGAAGAATACCGTCAAGAAATTCATGAGAATTTTCATCCATTACCTGTGAAAGAAGTACCACTATTTTCAGAAGAAATGTGTGGACTAGCAGCGCTAGAGCGTTTAAAAGACACTCTTTATAAAGATGAAGACCCAACTCAGGTATATTATAAAGAAACAACTGTAAGAGTTGTTCAGGAGCAGAATCAATACAGTTTGGAATTGTATTTACCTGGGATTCCTAAAAATCAAGTTCAACTGAATAAATCTGGAGATGAGTTAAACATTACTATTGGCAATCATCGCCGGAATCTTGTACTACCACAGGCTTTAGCAGCTTTAAAACCCACAGGCGCAAAGATGGAAGACGATTATTTAAAAATCCGCTTTTCTGATGGGGCGAAAGTTTAA
- a CDS encoding GAF domain-containing protein — protein MLSTANGNSLVSLNQESVLRRITNRIRQSLELEDIITATTAEVRALLGTDRVMIYKFHADGSGQVIAESIYENRLPSLLGLNFPADDIPPQARELFTKSKVRSVVNVDTQQIGQSPVRDLETGELITEEIRYRPVDPCHVEYLTAMGVKSSVVAPIFHEDALWGLLVSHHSHSRTVSEDELEAMQMIVDQLAVAIAQSHLLTQARAKAQREAVINRIATLLHSLPTIVLQPALEAAVAALGGVGGRLCLKNQTIDLQNGDYHSLGECLIPGSKCIQLYACGQQPVISEPTIYPLIEQYSVWQEHYKSHPHEVWAINDIYQTPALRSLQPLFQPTKIRSLLFIPLEYRQKLLGYLTIFRNEIDTETLWAGQFDPDNRQAFPRISFNLWRDTKKSQAQQWTGEDIELAKEIGKHFASAIQQYELYHQVQAFNENLEKQVKKRTLELQNSTEQQQAVFGVISKIRELLDTNSIFQTTTKEVCQLIKADRVSVYRFDADWGGSFVGDFEATSPHWSNESKIGINLVWNDTYLQDTEGGRYRYNETFAVDDIYKMGFTQCHLDNLEQYQITAFVLAPIFFGQRLWGLLTTYQHTGPRQWKTSEVNFLTQIAAQLGVALQQAELLNQTQQQAQKLTQALHNLQQTQTQLIQTEKMSSLGQLVAGVAHEINNPVNFIYGNLSHVSEYAQDLLKILEMYQQELPHPSVEILEEIDTIDLEFLSEDLPKTLASMQVGVERIRQIVMSLRTFSRLDEAEMKAVNIHEGIDSTLMILQHRLKAKPEMAGIKLIKEYGDLPLVECYAGQMNQVFMNVLSNALDALEDYRESELNNHPGQIVISTTLGQIEDRVKSVVIRIADNGPGIPEDVRVRICDPFFTTKPVGKGTGLGLSISYKIVVDKHGGVFKCSSQLGSGTEFWIEIPIQQALFS, from the coding sequence ATGTTATCTACCGCAAATGGAAATTCTCTAGTCAGCCTGAATCAAGAAAGCGTATTGCGTCGTATTACAAATCGCATTCGTCAATCTTTAGAGTTGGAGGATATCATCACAGCAACAACGGCTGAAGTACGCGCTTTATTGGGTACTGATAGAGTGATGATTTATAAATTTCATGCTGATGGAAGCGGTCAGGTAATTGCTGAATCAATTTATGAAAATCGTCTACCTTCACTACTGGGGTTGAATTTCCCGGCTGATGATATTCCCCCCCAGGCGCGGGAACTTTTTACTAAGTCCAAGGTACGTTCTGTAGTCAATGTAGATACACAACAGATTGGTCAAAGCCCTGTACGTGACTTAGAAACGGGAGAATTAATTACGGAAGAAATTCGTTACCGTCCTGTAGACCCTTGCCATGTGGAATACTTAACGGCGATGGGAGTGAAATCTTCTGTAGTTGCGCCTATTTTCCATGAAGATGCTCTTTGGGGGTTATTGGTATCCCATCACTCCCACAGCCGGACGGTTTCTGAAGATGAGTTGGAAGCTATGCAGATGATTGTAGACCAACTTGCGGTAGCGATCGCGCAAAGTCATCTCCTCACCCAAGCCCGTGCTAAAGCCCAACGAGAAGCCGTCATTAATCGTATTGCAACTTTACTCCACTCATTGCCAACGATAGTCTTACAACCAGCTTTAGAAGCAGCTGTTGCTGCTTTGGGTGGTGTTGGCGGTAGGCTTTGTTTAAAAAATCAAACTATTGACTTACAAAATGGTGATTATCACAGTTTAGGAGAATGCTTAATCCCAGGCAGTAAATGTATCCAGCTTTATGCCTGCGGACAACAACCTGTAATTTCCGAACCAACTATTTATCCACTGATTGAGCAGTATAGTGTCTGGCAAGAACACTACAAATCTCATCCTCATGAGGTGTGGGCAATTAATGATATTTATCAAACTCCCGCTTTACGAAGTCTGCAACCACTGTTTCAGCCGACAAAAATTCGTAGTCTTTTATTCATCCCTCTAGAATACCGTCAAAAGTTATTAGGCTACTTAACTATTTTTCGCAATGAGATAGATACAGAAACCCTTTGGGCGGGTCAATTTGACCCTGACAACAGGCAAGCTTTCCCACGTATATCATTTAATTTATGGCGTGATACTAAAAAGTCACAAGCTCAACAATGGACAGGCGAAGATATTGAACTAGCTAAAGAAATTGGTAAACACTTTGCCTCAGCTATTCAGCAGTATGAACTGTACCACCAAGTACAAGCTTTTAACGAAAATTTAGAAAAACAAGTTAAAAAACGCACCTTAGAATTACAAAATTCAACTGAACAACAACAAGCTGTATTTGGTGTTATTTCTAAAATTCGTGAATTGTTAGATACTAATAGTATTTTCCAAACAACTACCAAAGAAGTTTGCCAATTAATCAAAGCTGATAGAGTTTCTGTATATCGCTTTGATGCTGACTGGGGTGGCTCATTTGTTGGTGATTTTGAAGCTACCAGCCCTCACTGGTCAAATGAATCCAAAATAGGTATTAATTTAGTTTGGAATGATACTTACTTACAAGACACAGAGGGAGGACGTTATCGTTACAATGAAACATTTGCCGTAGATGACATTTATAAAATGGGGTTTACTCAGTGTCATCTAGATAATTTAGAACAGTATCAAATAACTGCTTTTGTCCTGGCTCCTATCTTTTTTGGGCAAAGACTTTGGGGTTTACTAACAACTTATCAACATACTGGCCCCCGTCAATGGAAAACTTCAGAAGTTAATTTCCTTACACAAATTGCTGCCCAATTAGGAGTAGCATTACAACAGGCTGAACTACTTAACCAAACACAGCAACAGGCCCAAAAGTTAACTCAAGCACTGCATAATTTACAACAAACCCAAACCCAACTCATTCAAACAGAAAAAATGTCTTCATTGGGTCAATTAGTTGCAGGTGTGGCTCACGAAATTAATAACCCTGTTAACTTTATTTATGGCAACCTCAGTCATGTGAGCGAATATGCTCAAGATTTACTCAAGATATTGGAAATGTATCAGCAAGAATTGCCTCATCCTAGTGTGGAAATTTTGGAGGAAATAGACACAATAGATTTAGAGTTTTTATCTGAAGATTTGCCGAAAACTCTGGCTTCTATGCAGGTAGGCGTGGAACGTATCCGCCAAATTGTCATGTCTTTACGGACTTTTTCTCGCCTTGATGAAGCAGAAATGAAAGCTGTAAATATTCATGAGGGTATTGATAGCACCTTGATGATTTTACAACATCGTTTGAAAGCTAAACCGGAAATGGCTGGGATTAAGCTAATTAAGGAATATGGTGATCTGCCTTTGGTGGAATGCTACGCTGGACAGATGAATCAGGTATTCATGAATGTTTTGAGTAACGCTCTTGATGCTTTAGAAGATTATCGTGAGTCAGAATTAAATAATCATCCTGGTCAAATCGTTATATCTACTACTCTTGGGCAAATCGAAGATAGGGTTAAAAGTGTAGTAATTCGGATTGCAGATAATGGGCCGGGTATACCAGAAGATGTGAGAGTGAGAATATGTGATCCATTTTTTACAACCAAGCCAGTTGGTAAAGGTACTGGTTTAGGCTTGTCTATTAGTTACAAAATTGTAGTAGATAAGCATGGTGGTGTTTTTAAATGCAGTTCTCAATTAGGCTCAGGTACAGAGTTTTGGATTGAAATTCCTATTCAGCAAGCGTTATTCAGTTGA